In one Vulgatibacter incomptus genomic region, the following are encoded:
- a CDS encoding ABC transporter ATP-binding protein has product MTGFAPDESEEQARPDGEAVGPLLSIEGLRTEFRTDGHTFAAVDDVSLAIGHGQTLGIVGESGCGKSVTALSVMGLVQAPGRIAGGRILLDGEDLLAKSERELRRIRGNRIAMIFQEPMTSLNPVFTVGDQLGEAVRLHQKKSRAEARERAIELLKLVGIPSPETRVDAYPHELSGGMRQRVMIAMALACDPELLIADEPTTALDVTIQAQILALLRKLQRERGLAVMLITHDLGVVAESCEQVAVMYAGKVVERSSAAALFAAPRHPYTAGLLRSLPGAAGAAGRGKGTRLEAIPGVVPAPDRMPAGCRFRDRCDRAVPACAREIPPLVALGQGREVACFNPVPEAA; this is encoded by the coding sequence ATGACCGGCTTCGCCCCGGACGAATCCGAGGAGCAGGCGCGCCCGGACGGCGAGGCAGTCGGGCCGCTCCTCTCAATCGAGGGGCTCCGGACCGAGTTCCGCACCGACGGCCACACCTTCGCCGCCGTCGACGACGTCTCGCTCGCGATCGGGCACGGCCAGACCCTAGGGATCGTCGGCGAGTCGGGCTGCGGCAAGAGCGTCACCGCCCTGTCCGTGATGGGCCTGGTCCAGGCGCCGGGGCGGATCGCCGGTGGGCGGATTCTCCTGGACGGTGAGGATCTCCTCGCCAAGAGCGAGCGCGAGCTGCGGCGGATCCGGGGCAACCGGATCGCGATGATCTTCCAGGAGCCCATGACCTCGCTGAACCCGGTGTTCACCGTGGGCGACCAGCTCGGCGAGGCGGTGCGGCTGCACCAGAAGAAGAGCCGGGCCGAGGCCCGGGAGCGGGCGATCGAGCTCCTGAAGCTGGTGGGGATCCCCTCGCCGGAGACGCGGGTGGACGCCTATCCGCACGAGCTCTCCGGCGGCATGAGGCAGCGGGTGATGATCGCCATGGCGCTCGCCTGCGATCCCGAGCTCCTCATCGCGGACGAGCCCACCACCGCCCTCGACGTCACCATCCAGGCGCAGATCCTCGCGCTCCTCCGCAAGCTGCAGCGGGAGAGGGGCCTCGCCGTGATGCTGATCACCCACGACCTCGGTGTCGTCGCCGAGAGCTGCGAGCAGGTGGCGGTGATGTACGCCGGCAAGGTGGTGGAGCGATCCTCCGCCGCCGCGCTCTTCGCGGCGCCGCGCCATCCCTACACCGCAGGCCTCCTCCGCTCCCTCCCAGGCGCCGCTGGCGCCGCGGGCCGCGGCAAGGGCACGAGGCTCGAGGCGATCCCGGGCGTCGTCCCGGCGCCCGATCGAATGCCCGCTGGCTGCCGCTTCCGCGACCGCTGCGACCGCGCGGTCCCCGCCTGTGCCCGCGAGATTCCGCCGCTGGTCGCGCTGGGGCAGGGGCGCGAAGTAGCCTGCTTCAACCCCGTCCCGGAGGCGGCTTGA
- a CDS encoding ABC transporter ATP-binding protein, translating to MHETPLLEVRELRTSFSVRGGVLGREVARVRAVDGVSFEVKAGETLGLVGESGCGKSTLGRTLLRLVDPSSGSIRFDGRNITELSQRELRPLRRQMQMIFQDPYSSLNPRMRVGEIIGEPFAIHGLASGAERQRQVAALMERCGLRPDMADRYPHEFSGGQRQRIGIARALAVEPKLVVADEPISALDVSIQAQILNLLLDLQEERGLTYVFISHDLNAVEFIADRVAVMYLGRLVELAPSRSLYADPRHPYTRALLSAVPSIDPSKRRDRVVLEGDVPSPIAPPPGCSFHPRCPDAGERCTRECPELSQADDGHGVACFLHTPGGTGAKLRVVAA from the coding sequence ATCCACGAGACCCCGCTCCTGGAGGTCCGCGAGCTCCGCACCTCGTTCTCCGTCCGCGGCGGCGTCCTCGGCAGGGAGGTCGCCAGGGTCCGCGCCGTGGACGGCGTCTCCTTCGAGGTGAAAGCCGGGGAGACCCTGGGCCTGGTCGGCGAGTCCGGCTGCGGGAAGAGCACCCTGGGACGCACGCTCCTGCGCCTGGTCGACCCGTCCTCCGGCAGCATCCGCTTCGACGGCCGCAACATCACCGAGCTGTCGCAGCGCGAGCTCCGACCGCTGCGGCGGCAGATGCAGATGATCTTCCAGGATCCCTACTCCTCGCTGAATCCGCGCATGAGGGTGGGGGAGATCATCGGCGAGCCCTTCGCCATCCACGGCCTCGCCAGCGGCGCCGAGCGGCAGCGTCAGGTCGCGGCCCTCATGGAGCGCTGCGGCCTGCGTCCCGACATGGCGGACCGCTACCCCCACGAGTTCTCCGGCGGGCAGCGGCAGCGGATCGGCATCGCCCGCGCCCTCGCGGTGGAGCCGAAGCTGGTCGTCGCCGACGAGCCGATCTCCGCGCTCGACGTCTCGATCCAGGCCCAGATCCTCAACCTCCTCCTCGACCTGCAGGAGGAGCGGGGCCTCACCTACGTCTTCATCAGCCACGACCTGAACGCGGTGGAGTTCATCGCCGACCGGGTCGCCGTGATGTACCTGGGGCGCCTGGTGGAGCTCGCCCCGTCGCGCTCCCTCTACGCCGACCCCCGGCACCCCTACACCCGGGCGCTGCTCTCCGCCGTGCCCTCCATCGATCCGTCGAAGCGGCGCGACCGCGTCGTCCTCGAGGGCGACGTGCCCAGCCCCATCGCGCCGCCACCGGGCTGCTCCTTCCACCCCCGCTGCCCGGACGCCGGCGAGCGCTGTACGCGCGAGTGCCCCGAGCTGTCGCAGGCTGACGACGGCCACGGCGTCGCCTGCTTTCTCCACACGCCGGGCGGGACCGGAGCCAAGCTCCGGGTGGTCGCGGCCTGA